Proteins encoded in a region of the Zea mays cultivar B73 chromosome 4, Zm-B73-REFERENCE-NAM-5.0, whole genome shotgun sequence genome:
- the LOC103654910 gene encoding protein MEI2-like 7 has product MTATKLNPAAAPFPCPYPYYAPPPPFPLPGACPPTLPLVTYSYVLSPQGRLGFYLPVRQYSSPPVPRKGVSAAPHHGRLPPPKVMAAFSGPCGAGKRQAAAPPVAAAARAQVPAAPRKPRQEAGSRSHAVAPRQKAESRRSQAVAPWPRKAAGPRARLAAQREAPPPPSLYTKRPLHWVKPKPSELGECTTIMLRNIPNKLRSGDLISLLDEQCAHANRAAGSVVAAYDVMYLPMDFRKEANFGYAFINLTTPAAAKVLYCALQNCGWKVQGSKKVIRIDQAAQQGKATLVRHLERMRLECDKDEFLPVQFSPPRDGVNVPAAPCRIRVQPLALGEGRGPRPRPRPKAA; this is encoded by the exons ATGACGGCCACGAAGCTCAACCCGGCCGCGGCGCCGTTCCCTTGCCCCTACCCCTACTACGCGCCGCCGCCCCCGTTCCCGCTCCCGGGCGCCTGCCCGCCTACGCTCCCGCTCGTCACCTACTCCTACGTCTTGTCCCCGCAGGGCCGCCTCGGCTTCTACCTCCCGGTGCGGCAGTACTCGTCCCCGCCGGTCCCACGCAAGGGCGTCTCCGCGGCGCCGCACCACGGCCGCCTCCCGCCGCCCAAAGTCATGGCGGCCTTCTCCGGGCCCTGCGGCGCGGGGAAGCGCCAGGCTGCGGCGCCTCCGGTGGCCGCCGCCGCGCGTGCCCAGGTGCCGGCGGCGCCGCGCAAGCCGCGGCAGGAAGCGGGGAGCAGGAGCCACGCCGTGGCGCCGCGGCAGAAAGCGGAGAGCAGGAGGAGCCAGGCCGTGGCGCCGTGGCCACGGAAGGCGGCTGGTCCCCGCGCGCGCCTCGCCGCGCAGCGTGAGGCGCCCCCGCCGCCGTCCCTCTACACGAAGCGGCCGCTGCATTGGGTGAAGCCGAAGCCCTCGGAGCTCGGCGAGTGCACTACCATCATGCTCCGGAATATCCCCAATAAGCTCAG GAGCGGCGATCTGATCAGTTTGCTCGACGAGCAGTGCGCGCACGCCAACAGGGCCGCCGGCTCCGtcgtcgcggcgtacgacgtcatGTACCTTCCGATGGACTTCCG GAAGGAAGCGAACTTTGGCTACGCGTTCATAAACCTGACGACGCCGGCGGCCGCCAAGGTGCTCTACTGCGCGTTGCAAAACTGCGGCTGGAAAGTGCAGGGCTCCAAGAAGGTCATCAGGATCGACCAGGCCGCGCAGCAG GGCAAGGCGACGCTGGTGAGGCACTTGGAGAGGATGCGGCTGGAGTGCGACAAGGACGAGTTCCTGCCGGTGCAGTTCTCGCCGCCGCGCGACGGCGTGAACGTCCCCGCCGCGCCCTGCCGCATCCGCGTGCAGCCGCTGGCCCTCGGCGAGGGGCGCGGGCCTCGTcccaggccgaggcccaaggctgCTTAG